One genomic window of Lepeophtheirus salmonis chromosome 5, UVic_Lsal_1.4, whole genome shotgun sequence includes the following:
- the LOC121117559 gene encoding piggyBac transposable element-derived protein 1-like, which yields MWAMCSKGGYLDGFDLYMGKNDETSIDNVAKIGLGGNVVLNLIKKSKLPANHGHKIFLDNYFTSISLMEELKTRGYLASGTCRDNRTEKCPISEKNWMKNEPRGAVDQRMSDDILLIKWKDNKEVSIATNFDSTILKSTRRYIRNEKKYKQIQQPSCFHQYNSHMGYVDIMDQAISTYRVRIRQKNGDGQYLHICYRLL from the coding sequence ATGTGGGCAATGTGCTCAAAAGGAGGATACTTAGATGGATTTGATCTTTATATGGGCAAAAATGATGAAACTTCAATTGATAACGTTGCAAAGATTGGATTAGGAGGGAATGTTGTtttgaatctaataaaaaagTCTAAACTTCCAGCAAATCATGGGCATaagatttttttggataattattttacaagcaTATCTCTGATGGAAGAATTAAAGACCCGAGGTTATCTTGCATCAGGAACTTGTAGAGACAATCGAACAGAAAAATGCCCTATCTCAGAGAAGAACTGGATGAAAAATGAGCCACGAGGAGCTGTAGACCAAAGAATGAGTGatgatattttacttataaaatggAAAGATAATAAAGAAGTGAGTATTGCTACCAATTTTGATTCCACCATTCTCAAGTCAACCAGGCGTTATATCCGAAacgaaaaaaagtataaacaaatTCAACAGCCTTCCtgttttcatcaatataatagCCACATGGGATATGTTGACATTATGGACCAGGCCATTAGTACTTATAGAGTAAGGATACGTCAGAAAAATGGTGATGGCCAATATTTACATATCTGCTATCGGCTTCTGTAA